In the Flavisolibacter tropicus genome, one interval contains:
- a CDS encoding Crp/Fnr family transcriptional regulator, producing the protein MRQQFFNALSSITTLSQETIADIDQCLAEAHFPKNATIVQEGALSSKMYFIFKGATRAFYFHQGKEYTDWFMFENMFMCSLLSFFGGQASAQCIETLEASDMLVLTREQINWLCDKHHDMQKLNSILLTNGLISLQQNVIDQRFKTAQERYVILLKTFPQIIQRVPLKHIASYLGITQETLSRIRAVAII; encoded by the coding sequence ATGCGGCAACAGTTTTTTAATGCTTTGTCATCTATTACTACACTTAGCCAGGAAACAATAGCAGATATAGATCAATGTCTGGCAGAAGCCCATTTTCCCAAAAATGCTACCATAGTACAGGAGGGTGCCCTTTCTTCAAAAATGTACTTTATTTTCAAGGGCGCCACACGAGCCTTTTACTTTCACCAGGGAAAGGAATATACTGACTGGTTTATGTTTGAGAACATGTTCATGTGCTCGCTGTTAAGCTTTTTTGGTGGCCAAGCCAGTGCTCAATGCATTGAAACACTTGAAGCATCTGACATGCTGGTACTAACCCGTGAGCAAATCAACTGGCTTTGTGACAAGCACCACGACATGCAAAAACTGAATAGCATCCTGCTCACGAACGGACTTATTAGCTTACAGCAAAACGTCATTGACCAGCGCTTCAAAACAGCACAGGAACGCTATGTGATCCTGCTGAAAACATTTCCTCAAATCATACAGCGTGTACCGCTCAAACATATAGCTTCCTACCTTGGTATCACGCAGGAAACACTCAGTC